The following coding sequences lie in one Vanessa atalanta chromosome 1, ilVanAtal1.2, whole genome shotgun sequence genomic window:
- the LOC125067825 gene encoding glycogenin-2-like isoform X5 produces MSNQAWVTLATNDSYGLGALVLAHSLRRVGSAYPAVVLITPSVTEAMRERLRAVFAEVVVVNVLDSQDATHLALLQRPELGITFTKIHCWNLTQYEKAVFLDADTLVVQNCDELFEREELSAAPDVGWPDCFNSGVFVFKPSAETFSNLITFASERGSFDGGDQGLLNSYFSDWAHGDIKKHLPFLYNVTSAAFYSYLPALKHFGQNLKIIHFIGAVKPWLQQFNWASRSVEAPEHLRDFLQLWWDLFVAQVHAQLDTNMTGVAANLARVVPGAPLQQDAVDELARRQGWEAGNIDYMGADSFDNIWAKISQTLNQPASQSEQSSEPQPKTVEETVASVEAVSEKQPLLPALEKEVTASAAKIETEVPKSTESELVGSVPVEVPTSTKESKPVEIPVPAAEAKPSGKIEEPIPVPVEMAAEVPEIVDVVAPVESSSPIVVTEQSEQSGIPVAALEALKIDEPLPEALLPVTVVEQPPVPEPTPEAPLPVTVVEQPPVPEPTPEAPLPVTVVEQPPVPEPTPEAPLPVPVVEQPPVAEPTPEAPLPVTVVEQPPVPEPTPEAPLPVTVVEQPPVPEPTPEAPAPIPEAAELIPETSASKAEADSDSPPLANTPSKEEIPEAPIAKSEERRKPVGKLQLRPPVATDPLPTPDSELEDAATLAHAIIAGELRTPTVTAPSPPAHSHAAPADPAEQLSRLSVQEPEVPTPPVGSVALSQIGVKPKPSTAAQIESSVSAKTEAAPKPAEASDAPKKKVVKKVLKKDKEGASNAEAPVPPPRKKEKKPKEK; encoded by the exons ATGTCAA atCAAGCATGGGTAACGCTGGCTACAAACGATTCCTACGGCCTTGGAGCGCTGGTGCTGGCGCACTCATTGCGTCGAGTCGGTTCGGCCTACCCTGCAGTGGTGCTTATTACCCCTTCCGTCACCGAGGCTATGAG AGAGCGACTTCGCGCAGTATTTGCTGAGGTGGTAGTAGTCAACGTGTTGGATTCTCAAGATGCCACCCACCTCGCACTGCTGCAGCGGCCAGAACTAGGCATCACCTTTACAAAAATCCACTGCTGGAATCTCACGCAATACGAGAAAGCTGTCTTCCTTGATGCTGATACTCTG GTCGTACAAAATTGCGATGAACTGTTCGAGCGTGAAGAACTATCTGCTGCTCCCGACGTCGGCTGGCCCGACTGCTTCAATTCTGGTGTTTTCGTGTTCAAACCATCAGCAGAAACTTTTAGCAACCTTATCACATTCGCATCCGAACGAGGCAGCTTTGATG GTGGTGACCAAGGTCTTCTCAACTCTTATTTCTCGGATTGGGCACACGGTGACATCAAAAAACATCTGCCATTCCTTTACAATGTCACATCGGCCGCATTTTACTCATATTTACCCGCTTTGAAACA CTTCGGccaaaatttaaagataatccACTTTATTGGAGCCGTCAAGCCGTGGCTACAGCAATTTAATTGGGCATCTCGATCCGTTGAAGCGCCAGAACATTTGCGTGATTTCTTGCAACTCTGGTGGGATCTTTTCGTCGCACAAGTTCACGCACAGCTAGATACAAATatg ACCGGCGTTGCAGCGAACCTAGCACGTGTAGTTCCCGGCGCACCGTTGCAACAAGACGCCGTAGACGAACTAGCGAGGCGACAAGGTTGGGAGGCTGGAAACATAGATTACATGGGAGCAGATTCTTTCGATAATATATGGGCGAAAATATCTCAAACCCTCAATCAACCAGCTTCTCAATCCGAGCAATCATCAGAACCGCAACCTAAAACTGTTGAAGAGACGGTGGCATCAGTCGAAGCTGTTTCAGAAAAGCAACCATTATTACCTGCATTAGAGAAGGAAGTTACAGCTTCTGCTGCAAAAATTGAGACAGAAGTTCCTAAATCTACAGAGTCTGAACTAGTGGGATCAGTTCCTGTAGAAGTTCCTACATCGACCAAAGAATCGAAACCAGTCGAAATTCCAGTTCCAGCAGCCGAAGCTAAACCGTCAGGTAAAATAGAAGAACCAATTCCCGTTCCGGTTGAGATGGCAGCAGAAGTTCCTGAAATAGTGGATGTTGTTGCCCCTGTAGAATCCTCAAGTCCTATTGTTGTAACAGAACAATCTGAGCAATCTGGTATACCAGTTGCCGCCTTAGAAGCGTTAAAAATCGATGAACCACTCCCAGAAGCTCTTCTACCGGTAACAGTTGTAGAACAACCGCCGGTACCAGAGCCAACTCCAGAAGCTCCCCTACCGGTAACAGTTGTAGAACAACCGCCGGTACCAGAGCCAACTCCAGAAGCACCCCTACCGGTAACAGTTGTAGAACAACCGCCGGTACCAGAGCCAACTCCAGAAGCTCCCCTACCGGTACCAGTTGTAGAACAACCGCCGGTAGCAGAGCCAACTCCAGAAGCTCCGCTACCGGTAACAGTTGTAGAACAACCGCCGGTACCAGAGCCAACTCCAGAAGCTCCTCTGCCGGTAACAGTTGTAGAACAACCGCCGGTACCAGAGCCAACTCCAGAAGCTCCTGCACCCATACCAGAGGCAGCTGAATTAATACCCGAAACATCAGCATCAAAAGCCGAGGCTGACTCTGACAGTCCACCATTAGCTAATACACCATCCAAGGAAGAAATTCCTGAGGCACCAATTGCCAAAT CGGAGGAGCGTCGCAAGCCGGTGGGCAAGTTGCAGCTGCGGCCGCCCGTAGCGACGGACCCGCTGCCCACACCCGACAGCGAGCTGGAGGACGCCGCCACGCTCGCGCACGCCATCATCGCCGGCGAGCTGCGCACGCCCACCGTCACCGCGCCCTCGCCGCCCGCACACTCCCACGCCGCCCCCGCCGACCCCGCCGAACAACTCTCTCGCCTGTCCGTCCAGGAGCCCGAGGTGCCCACCCCACCCGTCGGCTCGGTCGCTCTCTCGCAGATCGGCGTCAAGCCCAAGCCCTCAACTGCCGCCCAGATCGAGTCATCGGTCTCTGCGAAGACAGAGGCCGCTCCGAAACCGGCCGAGGCGTCCGACGCGCCCAAGAAGAAGGTAGTCAAGAAGGTGCTCAAGAAGGACAAAGAGGGCGCGTCGAATGCGGAGGCGCCGGTGCCGCCGCCGCGCAAGAAGGAAAAGAAACCCAAAGAGAAATGA
- the LOC125067825 gene encoding glycogenin-1-like isoform X4: MSNQAWVTLATNDSYGLGALVLAHSLRRVGSAYPAVVLITPSVTEAMRERLRAVFAEVVVVNVLDSQDATHLALLQRPELGITFTKIHCWNLTQYEKAVFLDADTLVVQNCDELFEREELSAAPDVGWPDCFNSGVFVFKPSAETFSNLITFASERGSFDGGDQGLLNSYFSDWAHGDIKKHLPFLYNVTSAAFYSYLPALKHFGQNLKIIHFIGAVKPWLQQFNWASRSVEAPEHLRDFLQLWWDLFVAQVHAQLDTNMDNIEDDSSAVHEQEIPEFREPVLHNIYYEPILDPNSEFPWHHPDNQILDSEINVPEFDLKQFHDPWNIYRGNIPPSTEQSNPTEQTIDDYQDMRKYAWDYMPPQQEQHNFHSSNEQSSQDHCQHVHEHNETNSHHSEHEHQLHFSSFHSESHNFPQHSEHYNNNNSQQQLQDTQINTIHNYVEQQQINNQEPHNYHEHHYTYTNRLESNKSNLNVQNVESQNNNHVSNMSYDIHDKEGSIQHKKRDWTFPSQYRQQNKTEQVYTVMMDHVRLRCQHTSKTKVNGYDSDSDSDVYEELRPRHPYDGFYLRHRMTIDARGRKVCIHEIPFIPRSPTPESSEEFEDAIETILEDINDKIIDDEEIQTGVAANLARVVPGAPLQQDAVDELARRQGWEAGNIDYMGADSFDNIWAKISQTLNQPASQSEQSSEPQPKTVEETVASVEAVSEKQPLLPALEKEVTASAAKIETEVPKSTESELVGSVPVEVPTSTKESKPVEIPVPAAEAKPSAEERRKPVGKLQLRPPVATDPLPTPDSELEDAATLAHAIIAGELRTPTVTAPSPPAHSHAAPADPAEQLSRLSVQEPEVPTPPVGSVALSQIGVKPKPSTAAQIESSVSAKTEAAPKPAEASDAPKKKVVKKVLKKDKEGASNAEAPVPPPRKKEKKPKEK; this comes from the exons ATGTCAA atCAAGCATGGGTAACGCTGGCTACAAACGATTCCTACGGCCTTGGAGCGCTGGTGCTGGCGCACTCATTGCGTCGAGTCGGTTCGGCCTACCCTGCAGTGGTGCTTATTACCCCTTCCGTCACCGAGGCTATGAG AGAGCGACTTCGCGCAGTATTTGCTGAGGTGGTAGTAGTCAACGTGTTGGATTCTCAAGATGCCACCCACCTCGCACTGCTGCAGCGGCCAGAACTAGGCATCACCTTTACAAAAATCCACTGCTGGAATCTCACGCAATACGAGAAAGCTGTCTTCCTTGATGCTGATACTCTG GTCGTACAAAATTGCGATGAACTGTTCGAGCGTGAAGAACTATCTGCTGCTCCCGACGTCGGCTGGCCCGACTGCTTCAATTCTGGTGTTTTCGTGTTCAAACCATCAGCAGAAACTTTTAGCAACCTTATCACATTCGCATCCGAACGAGGCAGCTTTGATG GTGGTGACCAAGGTCTTCTCAACTCTTATTTCTCGGATTGGGCACACGGTGACATCAAAAAACATCTGCCATTCCTTTACAATGTCACATCGGCCGCATTTTACTCATATTTACCCGCTTTGAAACA CTTCGGccaaaatttaaagataatccACTTTATTGGAGCCGTCAAGCCGTGGCTACAGCAATTTAATTGGGCATCTCGATCCGTTGAAGCGCCAGAACATTTGCGTGATTTCTTGCAACTCTGGTGGGATCTTTTCGTCGCACAAGTTCACGCACAGCTAGATACAAATatg GATAACATAGAAGACGACTCATCAGCAGTACATGAACAAGAAATACCCGAATTTAGAGAACCAGTTTTGCATAACATTTATTATGAGCCCATACTAGATCCAAATTCTGAATTTCCATGGCATCATCCGGATAATCAAATTCTAGATTCTGAAATAAATGTACCAGAATTTGATCTGAAGCAATTTCACGATCCGTGGAATATTTACAGAGGAAACATTCCGCCTAGTACCGAACAATCTAATCCAACAGAACAAACAATAGATGATTATCAGGATATGAGAAAATATGCATGGGATTACATGCCACCACAACAAGAGCAGCACAATTTTCATAGTAGTAACGAACAATCGTCTCAGGATCATTGCCAACACGTACACGAGCACAACGAAACAAATAGTCATCATTCTGAACATGAACACCAATTACACTTTTCCTCATTTCATTCTGAATCTCATAATTTTCCGCAGCATTCAGaacattataacaataataattctcaACAACAATTACAAGATACacaaattaatacaatacataaCTACGTCGAGCAGCAACAAATTAACAACCAAGAGCCACATAATTATCATGAACATCACTACACTTACACTAATCGGTTAGAAAgtaataaaagcaatttaaatgtACAGAATGTTGAAtctcaaaataataatcatgtcTCGAATATGTCTTATGATATCCATGATAAAGAAGGATCCATACAACATAAAAAGAGAGATTGGACCTTTCCTTCTCAGTATCGACAGCAAAATAAAACGGAACAAGTATATACCGTGATGATGGATCACGTCAGGTTGCGATGTCAACATAcatcaaaaacaaaagttaatGGATATGACTCCGATAGCGATAGTGATGTTTATGAGGAACTAAGACCTAGGCACCCATACGATGGCTTTTACTTAAGGCACAGAATGACTATAGACGCACGCGGGCGTAAGGTCTGTATCCATGAAATACCATTTATTCCACGTTCGCCGACACCAGAGAGCTCAGAAGAATTTGAAGATGCTATAGAAACAATCTTAGAGGAtattaacgataaaataatagatGACGAAGAGATTCAA ACCGGCGTTGCAGCGAACCTAGCACGTGTAGTTCCCGGCGCACCGTTGCAACAAGACGCCGTAGACGAACTAGCGAGGCGACAAGGTTGGGAGGCTGGAAACATAGATTACATGGGAGCAGATTCTTTCGATAATATATGGGCGAAAATATCTCAAACCCTCAATCAACCAGCTTCTCAATCCGAGCAATCATCAGAACCGCAACCTAAAACTGTTGAAGAGACGGTGGCATCAGTCGAAGCTGTTTCAGAAAAGCAACCATTATTACCTGCATTAGAGAAGGAAGTTACAGCTTCTGCTGCAAAAATTGAGACAGAAGTTCCTAAATCTACAGAGTCTGAACTAGTGGGATCAGTTCCTGTAGAAGTTCCTACATCGACCAAAGAATCGAAACCAGTCGAAATTCCAGTTCCAGCAGCCGAAGCTAAACCGTCAG CGGAGGAGCGTCGCAAGCCGGTGGGCAAGTTGCAGCTGCGGCCGCCCGTAGCGACGGACCCGCTGCCCACACCCGACAGCGAGCTGGAGGACGCCGCCACGCTCGCGCACGCCATCATCGCCGGCGAGCTGCGCACGCCCACCGTCACCGCGCCCTCGCCGCCCGCACACTCCCACGCCGCCCCCGCCGACCCCGCCGAACAACTCTCTCGCCTGTCCGTCCAGGAGCCCGAGGTGCCCACCCCACCCGTCGGCTCGGTCGCTCTCTCGCAGATCGGCGTCAAGCCCAAGCCCTCAACTGCCGCCCAGATCGAGTCATCGGTCTCTGCGAAGACAGAGGCCGCTCCGAAACCGGCCGAGGCGTCCGACGCGCCCAAGAAGAAGGTAGTCAAGAAGGTGCTCAAGAAGGACAAAGAGGGCGCGTCGAATGCGGAGGCGCCGGTGCCGCCGCCGCGCAAGAAGGAAAAGAAACCCAAAGAGAAATGA
- the LOC125067825 gene encoding uncharacterized protein LOC125067825 isoform X2: MSNQAWVTLATNDSYGLGALVLAHSLRRVGSAYPAVVLITPSVTEAMRERLRAVFAEVVVVNVLDSQDATHLALLQRPELGITFTKIHCWNLTQYEKAVFLDADTLVVQNCDELFEREELSAAPDVGWPDCFNSGVFVFKPSAETFSNLITFASERGSFDGGDQGLLNSYFSDWAHGDIKKHLPFLYNVTSAAFYSYLPALKHFGQNLKIIHFIGAVKPWLQQFNWASRSVEAPEHLRDFLQLWWDLFVAQVHAQLDTNMDNIEDDSSAVHEQEIPEFREPVLHNIYYEPILDPNSEFPWHHPDNQILDSEINVPEFDLKQFHDPWNIYRGNIPPSTEQSNPTEQTIDDYQDMRKYAWDYMPPQQEQHNFHSSNEQSSQDHCQHVHEHNETNSHHSEHEHQLHFSSFHSESHNFPQHSEHYNNNNSQQQLQDTQINTIHNYVEQQQINNQEPHNYHEHHYTYTNRLESNKSNLNVQNVESQNNNHVSNMSYDIHDKEGSIQHKKRDWTFPSQYRQQNKTEQVYTVMMDHVRLRCQHTSKTKVNGYDSDSDSDVYEELRPRHPYDGFYLRHRMTIDARGRKVCIHEIPFIPRSPTPESSEEFEDAIETILEDINDKIIDDEEIQTGVAANLARVVPGAPLQQDAVDELARRQGWEAGNIDYMGADSFDNIWAKISQTLNQPASQSEQSSEPQPKTVEETVASVEAVSEKQPLLPALEKEVTASAAKIETEVPKSTESELVGSVPVEVPTSTKESKPVEIPVPAAEAKPSGKIEEPIPVPVEMAAEVPEIVDVVAPVESSSPIVVTEQSEQSGIPVAALEALKIDEPLPEALLPVTVVEQPPVPEPTPEAPLPVTVVEQPPVPEPTPEAPLPVTVVEQPPVPEPTPEAPLPVPVVEQPPVAEPTPEAPLPVTVVEQPPVPEPTPEAPLPVTVVEQPPVPEPTPEAPAPIPEAAELIPETSASKAEADSDSPPLANTPSKEEIPEAPIAKSTEEAAQETRL, from the exons ATGTCAA atCAAGCATGGGTAACGCTGGCTACAAACGATTCCTACGGCCTTGGAGCGCTGGTGCTGGCGCACTCATTGCGTCGAGTCGGTTCGGCCTACCCTGCAGTGGTGCTTATTACCCCTTCCGTCACCGAGGCTATGAG AGAGCGACTTCGCGCAGTATTTGCTGAGGTGGTAGTAGTCAACGTGTTGGATTCTCAAGATGCCACCCACCTCGCACTGCTGCAGCGGCCAGAACTAGGCATCACCTTTACAAAAATCCACTGCTGGAATCTCACGCAATACGAGAAAGCTGTCTTCCTTGATGCTGATACTCTG GTCGTACAAAATTGCGATGAACTGTTCGAGCGTGAAGAACTATCTGCTGCTCCCGACGTCGGCTGGCCCGACTGCTTCAATTCTGGTGTTTTCGTGTTCAAACCATCAGCAGAAACTTTTAGCAACCTTATCACATTCGCATCCGAACGAGGCAGCTTTGATG GTGGTGACCAAGGTCTTCTCAACTCTTATTTCTCGGATTGGGCACACGGTGACATCAAAAAACATCTGCCATTCCTTTACAATGTCACATCGGCCGCATTTTACTCATATTTACCCGCTTTGAAACA CTTCGGccaaaatttaaagataatccACTTTATTGGAGCCGTCAAGCCGTGGCTACAGCAATTTAATTGGGCATCTCGATCCGTTGAAGCGCCAGAACATTTGCGTGATTTCTTGCAACTCTGGTGGGATCTTTTCGTCGCACAAGTTCACGCACAGCTAGATACAAATatg GATAACATAGAAGACGACTCATCAGCAGTACATGAACAAGAAATACCCGAATTTAGAGAACCAGTTTTGCATAACATTTATTATGAGCCCATACTAGATCCAAATTCTGAATTTCCATGGCATCATCCGGATAATCAAATTCTAGATTCTGAAATAAATGTACCAGAATTTGATCTGAAGCAATTTCACGATCCGTGGAATATTTACAGAGGAAACATTCCGCCTAGTACCGAACAATCTAATCCAACAGAACAAACAATAGATGATTATCAGGATATGAGAAAATATGCATGGGATTACATGCCACCACAACAAGAGCAGCACAATTTTCATAGTAGTAACGAACAATCGTCTCAGGATCATTGCCAACACGTACACGAGCACAACGAAACAAATAGTCATCATTCTGAACATGAACACCAATTACACTTTTCCTCATTTCATTCTGAATCTCATAATTTTCCGCAGCATTCAGaacattataacaataataattctcaACAACAATTACAAGATACacaaattaatacaatacataaCTACGTCGAGCAGCAACAAATTAACAACCAAGAGCCACATAATTATCATGAACATCACTACACTTACACTAATCGGTTAGAAAgtaataaaagcaatttaaatgtACAGAATGTTGAAtctcaaaataataatcatgtcTCGAATATGTCTTATGATATCCATGATAAAGAAGGATCCATACAACATAAAAAGAGAGATTGGACCTTTCCTTCTCAGTATCGACAGCAAAATAAAACGGAACAAGTATATACCGTGATGATGGATCACGTCAGGTTGCGATGTCAACATAcatcaaaaacaaaagttaatGGATATGACTCCGATAGCGATAGTGATGTTTATGAGGAACTAAGACCTAGGCACCCATACGATGGCTTTTACTTAAGGCACAGAATGACTATAGACGCACGCGGGCGTAAGGTCTGTATCCATGAAATACCATTTATTCCACGTTCGCCGACACCAGAGAGCTCAGAAGAATTTGAAGATGCTATAGAAACAATCTTAGAGGAtattaacgataaaataatagatGACGAAGAGATTCAA ACCGGCGTTGCAGCGAACCTAGCACGTGTAGTTCCCGGCGCACCGTTGCAACAAGACGCCGTAGACGAACTAGCGAGGCGACAAGGTTGGGAGGCTGGAAACATAGATTACATGGGAGCAGATTCTTTCGATAATATATGGGCGAAAATATCTCAAACCCTCAATCAACCAGCTTCTCAATCCGAGCAATCATCAGAACCGCAACCTAAAACTGTTGAAGAGACGGTGGCATCAGTCGAAGCTGTTTCAGAAAAGCAACCATTATTACCTGCATTAGAGAAGGAAGTTACAGCTTCTGCTGCAAAAATTGAGACAGAAGTTCCTAAATCTACAGAGTCTGAACTAGTGGGATCAGTTCCTGTAGAAGTTCCTACATCGACCAAAGAATCGAAACCAGTCGAAATTCCAGTTCCAGCAGCCGAAGCTAAACCGTCAGGTAAAATAGAAGAACCAATTCCCGTTCCGGTTGAGATGGCAGCAGAAGTTCCTGAAATAGTGGATGTTGTTGCCCCTGTAGAATCCTCAAGTCCTATTGTTGTAACAGAACAATCTGAGCAATCTGGTATACCAGTTGCCGCCTTAGAAGCGTTAAAAATCGATGAACCACTCCCAGAAGCTCTTCTACCGGTAACAGTTGTAGAACAACCGCCGGTACCAGAGCCAACTCCAGAAGCTCCCCTACCGGTAACAGTTGTAGAACAACCGCCGGTACCAGAGCCAACTCCAGAAGCACCCCTACCGGTAACAGTTGTAGAACAACCGCCGGTACCAGAGCCAACTCCAGAAGCTCCCCTACCGGTACCAGTTGTAGAACAACCGCCGGTAGCAGAGCCAACTCCAGAAGCTCCGCTACCGGTAACAGTTGTAGAACAACCGCCGGTACCAGAGCCAACTCCAGAAGCTCCTCTGCCGGTAACAGTTGTAGAACAACCGCCGGTACCAGAGCCAACTCCAGAAGCTCCTGCACCCATACCAGAGGCAGCTGAATTAATACCCGAAACATCAGCATCAAAAGCCGAGGCTGACTCTGACAGTCCACCATTAGCTAATACACCATCCAAGGAAGAAATTCCTGAGGCACCAATTGCCAAAT CTACCGAGGAGGCAGCGCAAGAGACGAGGCTTTGA